One Ictalurus punctatus breed USDA103 chromosome 21, Coco_2.0, whole genome shotgun sequence genomic window carries:
- the LOC108254973 gene encoding delta-type opioid receptor, translating to MDIFLMDNITGPSEGENISGPTDVERVLVPIFDTFILVTGMVGHVLVIIIILRTMRQGRRTSTAGIQHANANGTDILLLSLSVADIFLLSCIPYHTVAIASRHWPFGSFMCKAVSFLGAMCTSASAFMLAALASVRYVIVVHPTKAYRWRSSGRIKIVTTVLWVPAIVLAVPQLTWRTLVSGTELRSSRQDLICFNFLSDTDQIAYGVCHFLLAFLLPLVVIMLAYGKIYHFLHKTRRNRETNQTDQLERYQTQVTHTSVLLVLAFVLCWLPSYGLMLVQLGYRSTVTGPLPRFGPFATFARVMATSSTVVNPILYVFMSQKFRKELMELVRKCGC from the coding sequence ATGGATATCTTTCTCATGGATAATATCACAGGACCAAGTGAAGGAGAGAACATTTCAGGACCCACTGATGTGGAACGGGTGCTCGTTCCCATTTTCGACACCTTCATCCTAGTGACCGGAATGGTGGGACACGTCctggtcatcatcatcatcttgcGAACGATGAGACAGGGACGTAGAACTAGCACGGCTGGAATACAACACGCTAACGCAAACGGAACGGACATTCTCCTGCTGAGTTTAAGCGTGGCGGATATTTTCCTCCTGTCCTGCATCCCGTATCACACCGTCGCCATAGCGAGCCGCCATTGGCCCTTCGGAAGCTTCATGTGCAAAGCCGTGAGCTTCCTGGGAGCCATGTGCACCTCTGCTAGCGCTTTCATGCTAGCTGCTCTAGCCTCCGTTCGCTATGTAATCGTGGTTCACCCGACTAAAGCGTACCGCTGGCGCAGTAGTGGGCGAATAAAAATCGTCACCACGGTTCTGTGGGTCCCGGCGATCGTCCTGGCGGTTCCGcagttgacctggaggacgCTCGTCTCGGGGACTGAACTGCGGTCAAGCAGGCAGGATTTGATATGTTTCAACTTCCTGTCTGACACGGACCAGATAGCGTACGGCGTTTGCCACTTTCTGCTTGCGTTCCTTCTTCCACTGGTGGTCATCATGCTAGCTTATGGAAAGATATACCATTTCCTGCACAAAACCAGACGGAATCGTGAAACAAACCAGACGGACCAGTTAGAACGGTACCAGACGCAAGTGACCCACACGTCGGTTCTGCTGGTTCTGGCTTTTGTTTTGTGCTGGTTGCCGTCCTACGGATTGATGCTGGTTCAGCTCGGATATCGATCCACAGTGACGGGGCCTCTGCCGAGATTCGGACCTTTCGCTACTTTTGCGCGCGTCATGGCCACTTCCTCGACCGTCGTAAACCCCATCCTGTACGTCTTCATGTCGCAAAAATTCAGAAAGGAACTGATGGAACTCGTGCGGAAATGTGGCTGCTAG